The Mesotoga infera genome contains a region encoding:
- a CDS encoding nucleoside phosphorylase, whose translation SIDSKVPKLFFLPGDPDRLKLFEEAADSFEYLSANREFSTGIGTFGGKEFGVCSTGIGGGSSEIVMVELHSLGVERVVRVGGCGALREDIKCGDMIINSGAVRLGGSSKMYVRVEYPAVADPFMVVALAKSASKKGIRTHVGIGATVDSYYAGQGRCIEGFEIPGLPEELSSAGVINFDMETETIYTLASLMGMKAANILAVHGNRKTDEWLIDYRSAQLCAIETALETDFSTL comes from the coding sequence AGCATAGATTCAAAGGTTCCGAAGCTGTTCTTCCTTCCAGGTGATCCAGACCGACTAAAGCTCTTCGAAGAAGCGGCAGATTCCTTTGAATATCTGTCCGCCAATCGAGAATTCTCAACAGGAATAGGCACTTTCGGAGGGAAGGAGTTTGGCGTCTGTTCAACCGGAATTGGAGGCGGTTCATCGGAAATAGTTATGGTGGAACTTCACTCTCTTGGTGTAGAAAGAGTTGTAAGAGTGGGAGGTTGTGGAGCGCTTAGAGAGGACATTAAGTGCGGAGATATGATAATCAACTCCGGCGCAGTAAGACTAGGCGGAAGTTCCAAAATGTACGTCAGAGTAGAATACCCGGCCGTTGCCGATCCATTTATGGTCGTAGCACTGGCCAAAAGCGCTTCGAAAAAGGGGATCAGGACTCACGTAGGCATAGGCGCTACTGTTGACTCTTATTATGCCGGACAGGGTCGGTGTATTGAAGGTTTTGAAATCCCTGGTTTGCCTGAAGAACTCTCATCAGCCGGCGTTATCAATTTCGACATGGAAACCGAGACGATCTATACTCTGGCAAGCCTTATGGGTATGAAGGCAGCAAATATCCTGGCAGTTCATGGAAACAGAAAGACAGATGAATGGCTTATTGATTACAGGTCAGCTCAGCTTTGTGC